One stretch of Siphonobacter curvatus DNA includes these proteins:
- a CDS encoding N-acetylornithine carbamoyltransferase — MKQFLSVHDVPDLPGLVQEALWLKQNPYADENLGRHKTLGLLFFNASLRTRLSTQKAAENLGMKVMVMNVTTDSWGLEFEDGAIMNGNKAEHVKEAAAVVGQYCDIIGVRSFPSLTDREKDYQEQVIKQFVKYAGVPILSLESATRHPLQSFTDLITIEETKTVARPKVVLTWAPHVKALPQAVPNSFAEWMNAADVDFVITHPEGYALAPEFSGNARVTHNQREAFEGADFIYAKNWSSYETYGQIINSDPAWMITQEKMGLTNQAKFMHCLPVRRNLVVEDAVLDSANSIVIQEAGNRVWAAQAVLKRMLQA, encoded by the coding sequence ATGAAACAATTTCTTTCCGTTCATGATGTTCCTGACCTGCCGGGATTAGTGCAGGAAGCTCTTTGGCTGAAACAGAACCCCTATGCCGACGAAAACCTGGGACGGCATAAAACGCTGGGCTTACTATTCTTTAACGCCAGCCTTCGCACCCGGCTGAGTACGCAGAAAGCAGCCGAAAATCTGGGTATGAAAGTGATGGTAATGAACGTTACCACGGATTCCTGGGGTCTGGAATTTGAAGATGGAGCGATCATGAACGGAAATAAGGCCGAACACGTCAAGGAAGCGGCCGCTGTGGTAGGGCAGTACTGCGATATCATTGGCGTACGGAGTTTTCCTTCGCTGACCGATCGGGAGAAGGATTACCAGGAGCAGGTCATCAAGCAATTTGTCAAGTACGCTGGCGTACCGATTCTGAGTCTGGAGTCAGCGACACGACACCCGTTACAATCCTTTACAGATCTGATTACGATCGAGGAGACGAAAACAGTGGCTCGTCCGAAAGTAGTACTGACCTGGGCTCCGCACGTGAAGGCACTGCCCCAGGCCGTACCCAACTCCTTTGCCGAGTGGATGAATGCTGCTGACGTAGATTTCGTCATTACGCATCCCGAAGGTTACGCTTTGGCTCCCGAGTTTTCGGGGAACGCCCGCGTGACGCACAACCAACGCGAAGCTTTCGAAGGAGCTGATTTCATTTACGCGAAAAACTGGTCTTCGTACGAAACCTACGGCCAAATCATCAACAGTGACCCGGCCTGGATGATTACGCAGGAAAAAATGGGACTGACGAATCAGGCCAAGTTCATGCACTGCTTGCCCGTTCGCCGGAATCTGGTGGTCGAAGACGCTGTACTGGATTCGGCTAATTCAATCGTTATTCAGGAAGCTGGAAACCGCGTTTGGGCTGCTCAGGCTGTACTCAAGCGAATGTTACAAGCTTAA
- a CDS encoding ADP-ribosylglycohydrolase family protein → MKSLFDSRVHGFLIGTAVGDAMGVPVEFTTRNFLKNKPVEGMRAYGTHHQPAGTWSDDSALTYQTIETLIQGLDYRTLANRFLNWYLYGDWTAHGSVFDIGISTRNALDRLEQGVEPLKAGETSELCNGNGSLMRILPLAFYFHYQQPKLSLDERFAIVRNVSSLTHGHIRSVIACFVLVSFAQELLAGKEKVEAYRTIQQSLGSFPEQICSADECELFARILKEDLIQLSEKEIYSSGYVLHSLEAALWSFLTTDTYSDAVLRAVNLADDADTTGSVTGGLAGLYYGLEGIPVNWVQTLARFEDIEDLAGRFTRFLHS, encoded by the coding sequence ATGAAATCACTTTTTGACTCTCGTGTTCATGGCTTCTTGATTGGTACTGCTGTGGGAGATGCTATGGGTGTTCCGGTGGAATTTACAACGCGTAATTTTCTAAAAAACAAGCCCGTTGAAGGTATGCGAGCCTACGGCACGCACCACCAGCCCGCCGGAACCTGGTCGGATGATAGTGCTCTGACCTATCAAACCATCGAAACACTAATACAGGGGCTGGATTACCGAACCCTGGCAAACCGCTTTTTAAACTGGTATCTTTACGGGGACTGGACGGCTCATGGTTCCGTATTCGACATTGGTATTTCCACCCGTAACGCTCTAGATCGTCTGGAACAGGGCGTAGAGCCCCTGAAGGCGGGCGAAACGAGTGAACTTTGTAATGGCAACGGATCGCTTATGCGAATCCTGCCCCTAGCTTTCTACTTTCACTACCAGCAGCCGAAGTTGAGTTTGGATGAACGCTTTGCGATTGTACGCAACGTATCAAGCCTGACCCACGGCCACATTCGTTCGGTGATTGCCTGCTTCGTACTAGTTTCCTTTGCTCAGGAACTCCTGGCGGGTAAGGAAAAAGTAGAAGCCTACCGGACGATTCAGCAATCGCTGGGTTCGTTTCCCGAGCAGATTTGTTCAGCGGATGAATGTGAACTGTTTGCCCGTATTTTAAAAGAAGACCTTATACAATTATCGGAAAAGGAAATATACTCTTCTGGTTACGTACTGCATTCGCTGGAAGCCGCACTGTGGAGTTTTCTGACGACTGACACGTATTCGGATGCCGTCCTGCGGGCCGTAAATCTGGCAGATGATGCCGATACTACGGGTTCCGTTACGGGCGGTCTGGCCGGACTCTATTACGGACTGGAAGGTATTCCGGTCAACTGGGTGCAAACGCTGGCTCGCTTCGAAGACATCGAAGACTTGGCTGGGCGATTTACCCGTTTTCTTCATTCATAA
- a CDS encoding aspartate aminotransferase family protein, giving the protein MNPFNVYPLYDIEPVKAQGSYLWDKKGDQYLDLYGGHAVISVGHSHPYYVEALTRQLSQIGFYSNSVQIPLQKELGEKLGALSGYPDYSLFLVNSGAEANENALKLASFYNGRKKVIAFKAAFHGRTSGAVAVTDNPSIVAPINDNSHVTFIPFNDVEALKANMSEEICAVIVEGIQGVGGIHVTSTEFLQAARQLCDQFGSVLILDSVQCGYGRTGKFFSHQFTGVEPDLITTAKGMGNGFPIGSVLISPKFHAKFGMLGTTFGGNHLACAAAVAVLDIMKNENLIENAEKQGAYLFEQLKGISGIKELRGRGLMIGIEFEQPVDKIRDTLLFEHKIFCGYAGKHTLRLLPSLAIGQAESDQFLEALDQVLAVNA; this is encoded by the coding sequence ATGAATCCATTCAATGTTTACCCGCTCTACGACATCGAGCCTGTGAAAGCTCAGGGTAGTTATTTGTGGGATAAAAAAGGCGATCAGTACCTGGATTTGTATGGCGGTCACGCGGTCATTTCGGTGGGTCATTCACATCCGTATTACGTAGAAGCCCTGACGCGTCAGCTGTCACAAATTGGATTTTACTCCAATTCCGTACAGATTCCCTTACAAAAGGAATTAGGTGAGAAACTGGGGGCCCTTTCTGGTTACCCGGACTATTCGCTGTTTCTGGTGAATTCGGGGGCCGAAGCTAACGAAAACGCCCTGAAACTAGCTTCCTTTTACAACGGACGTAAGAAAGTAATTGCTTTTAAAGCGGCTTTCCATGGTCGTACGTCCGGAGCCGTAGCGGTTACGGATAACCCTTCCATTGTCGCTCCCATCAACGATAATTCACACGTTACGTTCATCCCCTTCAATGATGTGGAGGCTTTGAAAGCCAACATGAGCGAAGAAATCTGTGCGGTAATCGTGGAAGGCATTCAGGGCGTCGGCGGTATTCACGTGACATCTACGGAGTTCCTGCAGGCCGCTCGCCAGTTATGCGACCAGTTCGGTTCCGTACTCATCCTGGATTCCGTACAGTGCGGGTATGGACGGACGGGGAAGTTCTTCTCGCACCAGTTCACAGGCGTAGAACCCGATCTGATTACCACCGCTAAAGGAATGGGCAATGGCTTCCCAATTGGCAGCGTACTGATTTCACCCAAATTCCACGCCAAATTTGGTATGCTGGGTACAACCTTTGGAGGCAATCACTTGGCCTGTGCGGCGGCGGTTGCGGTGCTCGACATTATGAAAAACGAGAACCTGATCGAAAACGCCGAAAAGCAGGGAGCCTACCTGTTTGAACAACTCAAAGGTATCAGCGGGATTAAGGAGTTACGCGGTCGCGGTTTGATGATCGGTATCGAATTTGAGCAGCCCGTCGATAAAATCCGGGACACCCTGCTGTTCGAACATAAAATTTTCTGTGGCTACGCGGGCAAGCATACCCTGCGTTTGCTGCCGAGTCTGGCCATCGGTCAGGCCGAAAGCGATCAATTCTTGGAAGCACTCGATCAAGTATTGGCGGTAAACGCCTAA
- the argB gene encoding acetylglutamate kinase translates to MLTVIKIGGNVVDNPTLRQQFLADFAALPLPKILVHGGGKIATQVAVKLDVETVMVEGRRVTDAAMLDVVTMVYGGLVNKQLVAQLQALDCNALGLTGADGGIIRSKKRTGWNVDYGFVGDIESVNEEQIKRFLEVGLVPVFAPLTFDPALASMLNTNADTQAQAVAVALAKHFEVNLVYCFEKKGVLTNPEDDTTVIPELYPSTYAEHKASGAIYAGMIPKLDNAFKALHDGVKQVTICHATDLRQAVSEGTAGTRIRLTE, encoded by the coding sequence ATGCTCACGGTTATTAAAATTGGCGGCAACGTGGTCGATAACCCGACCCTCCGCCAGCAATTTTTAGCGGATTTTGCGGCCTTGCCCTTGCCTAAGATTCTGGTACACGGGGGCGGGAAGATTGCTACGCAGGTGGCAGTCAAACTGGATGTGGAAACGGTTATGGTGGAAGGTCGCCGCGTGACCGATGCCGCCATGCTGGATGTTGTCACGATGGTGTACGGGGGACTCGTTAACAAGCAACTCGTCGCTCAGCTACAGGCTCTGGATTGTAACGCTCTGGGGCTGACCGGAGCCGATGGCGGCATTATCCGATCGAAAAAACGGACAGGCTGGAATGTTGATTACGGTTTTGTAGGCGACATTGAGTCCGTGAATGAGGAGCAGATCAAGCGGTTTCTGGAAGTAGGGCTGGTTCCCGTTTTCGCTCCGCTGACCTTTGATCCGGCTCTGGCTTCCATGCTCAATACCAATGCCGATACCCAGGCTCAGGCCGTTGCGGTAGCATTAGCGAAGCATTTTGAAGTTAATTTAGTATATTGTTTCGAAAAAAAAGGCGTATTGACTAATCCTGAAGACGATACGACCGTCATACCCGAACTATATCCGAGTACTTACGCCGAGCACAAAGCCTCCGGAGCTATTTACGCCGGGATGATTCCGAAGCTGGATAATGCCTTCAAGGCCCTTCACGATGGCGTTAAACAGGTTACCATCTGCCACGCTACCGATCTTCGACAGGCCGTTAGCGAAGGCACCGCCGGTACCCGGATCCGACTTACAGAATAG
- the argC gene encoding N-acetyl-gamma-glutamyl-phosphate reductase has translation MKIGIIGAAGYTGGELLRILIHHPEATIAYAHSNSQAGKPVASTHTDLFGDTDLTFAEHFHTDVDVVFLCSGHGESKKFLAANPDFENVRIIDLSTDFRDESNGFVYGLPELQRDGIRQAQKVANPGCFATSIELALLPLAQAGLLKDEVHVSAVTGSTGAGQSLSATSHFSWRNNNMSIYKAFTHQHLTEIGMVLRKGQADFTQKINFIPYRGNFTRGIMANVYTEFAGTLEEATKLYTDYYATHPFTHVSPASIDVKQVVNTNKGLVHLEVHEGQLLITSIIDNLTKGASGQAVQNMNLMFGLDEKAGLNLKSVGF, from the coding sequence ATGAAGATTGGCATTATTGGAGCGGCTGGTTATACGGGAGGCGAATTGCTTCGCATTCTGATTCATCACCCCGAAGCAACCATTGCTTACGCTCATTCAAATAGTCAGGCGGGCAAACCCGTAGCGTCGACGCACACGGATTTGTTCGGCGACACGGATTTAACGTTTGCCGAACACTTTCATACGGATGTAGACGTCGTATTCCTGTGTTCGGGACACGGTGAGTCAAAGAAGTTTCTGGCGGCGAATCCCGATTTTGAAAACGTACGGATCATTGATTTGAGTACGGATTTCCGGGACGAGTCCAACGGCTTCGTTTACGGCCTGCCCGAACTGCAACGCGACGGGATCCGTCAGGCTCAGAAGGTTGCTAATCCGGGTTGCTTTGCAACCAGTATCGAATTGGCTCTGTTGCCGCTGGCTCAGGCCGGGTTGCTGAAGGACGAGGTGCACGTATCCGCCGTAACCGGCAGTACGGGAGCCGGACAGTCGCTCAGTGCGACGAGTCACTTTAGCTGGCGGAATAACAACATGAGTATCTACAAAGCCTTTACGCACCAGCACCTGACCGAAATCGGGATGGTACTGCGAAAGGGACAAGCTGATTTCACGCAGAAAATCAACTTTATTCCGTACCGGGGCAACTTCACGCGGGGTATCATGGCCAATGTGTATACAGAATTTGCGGGTACGCTGGAAGAGGCGACGAAGCTCTATACCGATTACTACGCCACGCATCCTTTCACGCACGTAAGTCCGGCGAGTATCGATGTGAAGCAGGTCGTCAATACCAATAAAGGTCTTGTGCATCTGGAAGTACACGAAGGACAATTGCTGATCACCAGTATCATCGATAACCTGACAAAAGGGGCTTCCGGTCAAGCTGTACAAAATATGAATCTGATGTTTGGACTGGATGAAAAAGCCGGTCTGAATCTGAAATCAGTCGGTTTTTAG